The Chroicocephalus ridibundus chromosome 4, bChrRid1.1, whole genome shotgun sequence genome contains the following window.
GCGCTCCGGTCGCCCCGACGCGGCCCAGGCGGGCACCATGCGGAGGGAGAGGTGAGTCCGCCGTCCGCGGGGCCCCTGTAGGCCGAGGTCTCCCTCAGGCCCCCCCCTGAGGaggctcccccgccgccccggggctcccgcAGCTTCTCCTCTCTTGGCAGCGACTGCGCGGAGGAGAAGGCTCCCGCCAAGGGGGACGGGGGTGCGGAGTGCGCCATGCGAGCCCGCAAGAGGAAAGCCGATGTGGCCACGGTGAgtgcgggcccggcccggcggcggggcaggcgcTGGCCTGCGGGGGCACCGGGATGGGCCCGGCCGGGCCCATCCCGGTGCCCCCGCAGGCCAGCGCCTGCCCCGCCGCCGAGCCCTCGCCGCCTTTTGTTGGGTGGCCTGGGGGCCAtgcaggggtctgggtgctggggtggtggggatgTAAGCCCGTCCCACAGTTTGGGCCCTCATCCCACAGTTTGCGCTCCTAAAATCatctaatctctttttttcttttggtagttCTTACAGGATCCTGATGAAGAAATTGCCAAAATGGAgatcaccagaaaaaaacagtatgAAGACCAGGTAATCGATTTGGCTTTAGGTCATGCGCCTGTAACCTTACTTAACCCTGTTATTGTTTTGCAGTACTTCATTGTTATTATGAACACGGCGCGGCAGATGTACAGCCACCATGTGCTGTATAGTAATGGGGGACTATCAACCCCGGCTGATGAAGAGCGCAAAACACTTCAGGTCATACAGGTTCCTTTGGAGTCTTTGCAAGAGATGAGGCTTGTGTCACTATAAAACATTGCGTTAATACTTCAGCGTATCCCACTGTCCTGGGACTGCAAGGGTGCACCTTACAAAAGCCTTAATATGCTTTTAGGCCTACATGGTGGAGGTCTGCACTGACCTCTCTAGAGAGTTGTGAGAGTAGAGTCATGTGCTTACATAGACCTTGCAGGCCAAAGCACAAGACACTTAAGCATATAAACAGAATCATCTTTTGAGATGATTCTGTTTGCAGTCATGTCTCTACTTCCATGTCACCTGGGAGCGAGGAAAAGTCTGCCTTTCCTTCCATCATCAGCTCCATTCCTATTGACAAGTATCGCTGTCAGACTGACAAGAGAGTCTGAGGTTCCTGGTTAGAACTTTGAAGTTTATTCTAGATGGTAATGCAGTAGTAAGGCTTCATTCCTCTGCAGAACAAAGGGATAACTTCTGTAAAGTCACTTAGCTGTGGGAACGCAGTGGAGGTTAGTAGTGACCATTGCCAGTTTTCTCAGTAAGATGTTTAGAATGATCTGAGTTATAAAGTCAAAACTAACTTTAGTAGTGTCTTTTTGCTCCCTTAGTGTACTGCCTCTAATCTTTGAACCTGAGATGCTATTGGTATCTGTATTGGTATATGGTATTGAAAGCATGATGCTTTTGTACATTGAGATGCCCGCTCTAAATAAAACAGAGTAGCCTGTTTTCTGAAATAGATTtattcccctctttttttttttctgcacatacACACATGTTTGCTCAGTCACTGTCACTAGGACTTCAGCCTGTTAATGCCCGCGCAGGGTGATACTTAAGCTGCAAAAGTCACGATTGGGGAGTACAGACTGCACTCATTTGGTACGCAAGGCTATGCATAATGTGGCACATCTAACCAGAAGTGGCAGCTGGAAGTTCTAAGACTAAAGTGCTACCATAACAGATGGGCATCATTGTTTGGAATGGCCTCTGCTTGTTGCAACTGCGTATACTAGTTATCAGTCAACATATTAAGCAGGGCTCAAATGGTGAGCATTTAATGAGGggatctctccttcccttctgtctttcttttgtgCAGTATATTAAACTAATTTCTCACTTCTGACAAGGAAGAGCTGCCTGTCCTTCACCACAGCTCTCTCCTTCGCCAAAAGATTCATTCTGTTTGAGCTGAGTAAGGGATTCTTGTGCATGTTTATTGCATAATAGCAAGGTATTGTTAAAAAATCCTCAACAGTGACTGAATTTTTACCTTCTTCCAGAAAGAGAGTGGAAGGAgacttgaaatatattttgcttaaGTTGACCTTCAACTTTGAAAGTAGATAGAGACTTCCAATTTCTTGTTCCTGTTTGTGTTCCTGGCCTTGTAGCCATTCAATGTTACTTCAAGAATGATAGGTAAATTAAAACTTAGATAATTTAAGCAGTAGGCATCCAAAATACTCAGGGATTTTTCAAGTGAAGTTTAGGATGCTGCTGGGATTTGGCCCTTTGATTCTGTAAACCATAACTAAAATGGGTACCTGTGTATCCATCCCTACATAGAGAAGGTTTTTTGTTGTGACAAAGTAGCCAGATTGTTAcagatctgtttaaaaaaagctaacatttggctgcacagcagcagctcttcagtcTATGGTGTGACACAAGCTATTCTCTGATATAAATTGCCATGGGCCACTAATGAGAATATGTTTACGGTTCCAGCAGCAGTATAGCAGGCTTGTATGATAGCCAGTGAGATAGTTATTCTGTTGAGGCACAACAATTCTAAAATGCAAGTAGCTATAAATCCACTGCAGCCTCTACCACATGACTTCTACATTAAATAAATTGTTTACTGACACTAGTTTATGCACAAGGCAAAATATCATAGTCACATCCCACTTTACGGCATCTTCATAGTCAATTCATTAGTTTGCTTCTGTTGAGCATAAGGCCTGAGTTCTTAATTAGGATGCCGTTACCCTTTATGTGATGAAAGGGTGGCTATATCATCAGGTTTGTGACAGCAGAATATTGCATAAATTCTGTGTTTGATTTTAGAGAACTGGCACTGCGGTAATTCTGCTAGCAATTCTCATATTAATTCTGGCTGCTTTCTGTGGATGCATACACTTCCAAGGCTCCATGTAAAACAAAATTCATCTAACTAGATTAGAGTCACCTGTGCAATTGTGATGCAAATCACATGGCCACCTCCATCCAGAGTGGAGAACTGAATCTAGGAGTTAGTTTCTTTAGATGAAACTAACTAAAGTTTTCAGGTGAAAAGAAGATGGAGTAAATTCTCAGGAAATAATTTTGATCAATTTCTCACTAGGCATTTTTTCCAGAATCTGGTCTCCCTCTTGTCAAAATGTTCCATCTAACTGGTTTGAAAATATCCTCCAAAAAGTTTCTTGAACCAATCTAGGTTATTGTTGTAAGatccaatttaaaaaacaaaaccctaaaaagCAACTTACAAGTCTTCAGACAGACAACAAATGTAAACTATATCCAAGTTGAGAGCTCAAATCTGGGGTGGGAAAATATTCAGACTCCTTAGAAAATTAAAAGTAGCTGAAGCTCCTATGCTATTCAGAAAGAATTGGATCAACTTAGTGTGAGTTGCTCTTCTCTCTCCTATTTATTAATTCTGGAATCCCTTTCCGATGGCAAAGAAAAGCCCTATACTTCAAACTAATGCATCCTCCGAGTGAAAAATGGTTAGCATTATAGGTCTTACTACTTGTGATGGGCAAACTAAGGCAGCAGTCTAGTAGATTTCAGCGTCTCTCTGTTAAGAGGTGCTGCTTTCTAGGGTGAGACAAACAGGCctgtctccctcctcttcctctgccttcaatTTCCATGCTGAAAATACTCTGACCTTGCTGTTTGAATGCAGTTCTGCAGTCaccctcttcctctgctttcctgctccctttctTACCCTGGTCTGTGGAAGCTTGTTCTGGTGGCTTCCAACTCACGTTTTGATGCGCGAGTGTGGCAGCAGCTTGTATTTTTAGGTGTGGCAGCTTCACTGAAGGCCCTGCCTGTAACCAGTAACCTCAACGGTCGCTACCTGCTCCTTTTTGTGTCTGGCCTATACGCCTGAATGGTGTCTGTTTCAGTGCACGTTTGATGTATCAGTGAATGGTGACATGCTGCAGAAAACTGCAGGTGGAAAtttttgagcttttttaaaaaaacaaaacaaaacactagcaCCTTTGAACtcctgggttttcttcttttggagCTGTATGGGCATGACTGCTCTGATGGAATTGTTTGGACCTCCTAATGAGCCTTCTCATGTCCTCAGTTCAATTTCTCCAGTCTGTATCTAGTTCTCGGGACTGAGAACTGTATTTCTGATCAATTGTTCTGTTCATGGAATATAACTGTGGTGTCACCAAGCTTTCTTGCTGGGCTCCATACACAGGCAGTGTTCCCTGTTGATTTTTGGCTTGCGTCCTACTCTGCTCCTCTTTGCCTCAGAAGTAAGCCCAGGACTGTAGGATTTCCTATGTTAGGCTGCACAGATTCTCTCTAACATGTGTTGCATTTTGGCAGCTCCCAGCTTTCGGGTTGGCTCTGTGCAAGCCCAAAGGAAGCTCTTCATCGTTTCCTCACACCCTCCCCAccttaaactgtttcttttttcagtggttgCTCACATTTCCTTACAGTTATGGTGTGATATAATTAAGTTTCTTGGTATTGTTTCTTTAGTTTTGGTTGAATGTCTTGCTAAATCTGCTTTAAAGACTCAAGTCTGATTAATATGCTCCTTCCTTCAACTAAAATCCATGCCAGAGCTATAGTGTTCCCTCACTTACACTAATTCAGACTCTTGTCTCCCTTCCTGGTACTGTCTTGCTTTTAAGGGCCCTGTGCATTTGTTTCCTTCTTATCTCTAGCTAAGCTATATCTTTTTCTGTCGCTTGCATCTTTTCCACAGTTGTCTTGATGAGTGATATTATGTAGCCAAAAACTGAGTTTTCACTTCTAAAAACACGTAAGAAGTTCTTTACCCTTGATTTATATTTCCTTATGGAAGATTGGGGGTGGTGAAATATCTTAAATCAACAGTAGTTGTTGCTGCAGTGTGGTATGTGAGGTATCTACTTTGGTTGAGAACTCCGTGGAGCAGATCCCTTGTCCTTCGGAAGCTGCTGGTGTAGTAGGTACCTTTCAAGAGATATTATAGTATGTACTGCTTTTCTGTTGGTTTGCTGATTAACTGATAAGGCAGCACTTCTCCAAAGGCTGTTGGCAGCTGGGCTTGCTATGCAGTTTGGAGGACAAAGTATGACTAAAGTCTAGTTTTGAGGGAGGACAAAAATTAACTTAAAGCGATGCTGATGTGACACTTTCATTTGAACTTTCAGTTTGTAAGGAATCTGTCACTTTTAAGATAAAGATTCTATTCCCTCTTTATGTCTTCTCCCACCCAAATTAAATCATGACATGGCTGGGTATATAGCTATGCTAGATTTGCATGTAGAACTCCAAGAAGAAAAACTCCTCATCTGTGTGTCAGTAACTCAAAGTACAAAGCAGTCCTAGCTGTGAGTGAACtgaaatttggttttggttttgtcgAGTCAGtggtttctgtttctgaaactgaTGCTAGAGGGTAGCCATTTTGCTGGAAAGTGATGTCATTTGTAGCAAGAACAGGGTAAAAATCAGGTGTGGAACCTTTGTGAGAGGCAAAGTTTCATGTAGAGCGTTTTACTTGTATCACCTCgtgatttttctgatattttttaatggtttttgttttcttgaagcaCATTAGGAATCTTGTTAGGGAGTTCTGTCCTTTTAGTACTGCAGAACAGATCAGTTTGCAGCAAGATGGCTGACTTCACTGTTAGGCAGAAATGccaaattttaatttacttaGGCATGATGACGTGGGGCTGGCTTTATATTctaccacaaaataaaacaagtagTATTTTCCTGGGGAACTGTGTGAAGCGTACACCAAGATCCTGTTTAACAGAATTAGGCAGGAGAAAAGTAAACCTAAACTTTAGTTCTGATCCAAATAAAAGGATATGATGGGTGAAGTGTTGGATGGCTGATATCTGCAGACCTTGGCAAAATTCTGTATATGAAATGGTCAACTTGATACTTTAGTGGCAATAGGTTAACATGTACTTGCTTTATTCTGAAAACAATTGGATcacaagtgttttgttttttcatcttaGCACTGCAACATGAACGAATAAGAAAAATTCTATAAACTACTGTTTTGCTGCGTTTGTTGTCAAGGTTGCTTTGCATGAAGCTGTGACTTCAGGCATTGCATCTACATATTCCTTACTAGAAATCCTGACCTTGTATCTGTGTAATTATAATCACAAATTGGGTTTTAAAGTTCCATTTGCTTATTCTTTACCAGAAGGCAAGCATCTTGCTTTCATGCAAAAATTTTTGGTACAAACAAAATGCAACATGACAATAGGAGACTCCAGCTTGGATATTCTTCCATGAAACAGTTGTGGTCCTTCAAAAGGAGAACAGGGGAAATGTTCTTCAGCTTTAGTTGCAAACTTTCTCTACTGTGAAAATAAGCAACACCATCTCTAcccagcactggtggggccacacctggagtattgtgtctgATACTGGGCTTTCCAGTAGAAGAGCAACTTGAatgtactggaaagagtccagcaaaGAGCTGATGAAGGCGATTAAGGGACcagagcatctctcctataaggagaaaagaaggctcagggagatcgtatccatttatataaatacagtttaaatgcagtttaaataGGTAATCATAGTCTCTGTCATAGTTTCTTGCCAATGTCTTGTCTTCTGTTTACAGCTGAAATTAGTATTTCAAAAAGGCACAGTGTAAAATCTCATATTTCATTTAATAGCCATGCTGGAATAATGttcacaaaaatgcccatatgctGATTCCTACTCCGGATAAAGATGATGATCCAGTTGGTGTTGATTACTCTCCCTTTATACATCTAAGTGTTGTTCCAACTAGAGCTTCACCATTACCAGTCCTAGGGTAAGTGTGCcattttgctgctgctcctctgccttcttTCGTCTTATGATTTGAGAATAAACACATTGATCTGTCTTAGCTGGGCGAACAGAGAGGATGTATGGAAAAACATGATAAACAAAGAAGAGACATATGTGAGGGATAAACTTTATATGCAAAGGCACCCTCTCCTGCAACCTAAAATGAGAACAATCCTTCTAGACTGGCTAATGGAGGTAAGCGTTTCTGTGCTTGTGAGTATTTCAAGTGTGCTTTTGTTGAAGTGTTCTAATAACCGTCACGATCTTTGCATAACCCATTTAGCACTAGACAGTTGTCTTCATCTTAAAGTTTGTCAATAGcaccaaactttaaaaaaagaatataatagtGCATTGTACAGATGGTGTACAAAGTGTCAGTATATTCTGATATTCATTTAGATTGATAGTGGATAATAATCAATTTTTCCCTAAAGCGCCATCACATAAGCTTTTTAAGGTCACACTGCAGATAAAAGCTGCACAAATGATTATGAAAGTCCCTGCAAGAAGGAAGGTATGGTGGCTTAGAGACCAAATCCATCTCTCAACCTCTTTATCTGTTATTGGCATGTAGAATGTACTACAGCTTTTCTGTCTGTATGTGAGTCTCTTGTTGTTTGGATGACTTGGTGGCGTAGTCTCTGTTCTTAATTCTGACGTATTTGTGAGAATTTTCTCTTTTGAGGTGTGGGAATGATACATCTTTGCAAAAATGAGGAACTGATGTTCTGACGGTGTTAGAACATGTGCTTGCATTTCCTAAAAGGGTTTTCACTCTGATCTCTTTTTTCTTGGAGGGGAAGTTAGTGGCAGTCATCTTGTGTCAAAGGAAACTGTTTAACTCATGCTCTTATTTAACATGTTACTTCACAATAGCAGTGAAGCAGAAAGCCAATATGAATTTTATGTCtagctcttgggtttttttttaatacatctgtaGCATCTGTTTTTGACTCTATAACATTGTTTTTGACCTTTGTAATCTCTGATGTCTCTCCAGGTTTGTGAAGTCTACAAGCTTCATAGAGAAACTTTTTATTTAGCACAAGATTTCTTTGATCGGTTTATGGCAACACAACAGAATGTTGTAAAAACACTATTGCAGCTTATTGGTATCTCTTCTTTATTCATAGCAGCAAAGCTTGAGGTAAGTATCCCCAGCTTTACTTAAACACAAAAGTATGAATGGACAGACAGCACACTTATATGCTAGATGCATTTTGTCAGGCTTTGTGGAGTTTGCTGCTGTGACTTTTCAgttgggagagaggaaaaaaaaaaggttctttttttcctcttcaaaattcCTGCTCTTTTTTTAGAAGTGGCTAAAATTAAGACTAGATAACATCATAATATGTCTTTAATCTTAAAAGGATAGTCTTTTCAGTGTTAGACTAAATCTAAAGTTTTGAATTGTTCTTGCTAAATGAGTTTTTGGCTGGCTGCTGTATACAGAGGCCGCTTGTTGCAGTTCTGTTGTGAGTGGAGCCCCTACTGGATGATAGTCTGAGCTATTCTTTATTTACTGGAACAAATTGAACTATTAAAATACATAGTGCTTTTTAAGTTCtcactgttttgtcttttaagaggGCTATTATTCTTCATTCTGTTCTTCTCAAGCAAGGTATAAAAGGCCTTTTCTTtagcatgtattaaaaaaatatcctgatgTCAATTATGATACAGTCTCCGTGGTGCTGTAGTCAAACATAGTGCATGAAAGGTGAAGGCTATCAGCAGGGAGGTTGAACAAGAAACCTGTGTATATTAAAGGCAGAGTAGAACACCAAGAGTTAGGATCGGGGGTTGgttcagcttatttttttttttaccccctctgTTTTGAAATGCTGAAGTAGTGGGGTGGgttattcttttggttttttctcttttcctttttttttttttttaagcacaagaGATTAGTTACAACCTATTCCACAAATTAATACTTGATCTCCCATCTTTCAGGAAATATATCCACCAAAGTTGCACCAGTTTGCCTATGTTACAGATGGAGCTTGTACAGAAGATGAAATCCTCAGTATGGAATTGATCATTATGAAGGTAATATTTCAAAGTGGAATTAGTTCTACTTTAGTTTTTAAAAACGTATAGCATAATCATACTAAAAGCAGAGAGCCTCAGTTAATCTTATGTGCTGTGAAGAGGCAATTTCTCTTTCTAATTAGAAAACAGTGTTCTCTGGGTAACATGTGATTTAAAGCATCCACCATTATGCGCGTGTTAACAAAATGACTCGTTCCCCCACCCTATCAGCAGGAGGAGGTACAGGAGAGGATTAGATTTGTGTGTTTCAAAGATGCCTTGATGAACTGGAATTACAGCTTCTGATCTGGAGTAAATAGTTGCATGGTTAGGAATTCTTTATTAATACTGAAGTCTTGTGTGTGTCTACTCTTTCAGGCTCTTAACTGGAACTTAAATCCACTGACAGTTGTATCATGGCTAAACATTTACATGCAAGTTGCGTATTTAAATGAGCTTTATGAGGTATTGCTGCCACAATATCCACAGCAAATATTTGTACAAATAGCAGAGGTAAGACTGACTTCTTCCTTCAAATGCTGTTTCACCTGGAAAAAAGCGTTCTTGTGATAGACATCAAACAACTGTTGTCTTGTAGCTCTTAGATCTCTGTGTGCTGGATATTGGCTGCTTGGAATATACGTATGGAGTACTTGCAGCTTCTGCTTTGTATCACTTCTCCTCATCTGAGTTGATGCAGAAAGTTTCAGGTATTGGCATTTATAAACTAAGTCTAATGAGTTTACAAGCATCAAGTCTTCATTCAGGCAGAAAAGCCTATGTCTTGTCTTCCAGGTTATGAATGGTGTGAGATAGAGGAATGTGTAAAATGGATGGTTCCGTTTGCGATGGCTATAAGGGAAGTAGGAAGCTCCAAACTCAAACACTTTAGAGGTATAGCTCCTGAAGACTTGCACAACATACAGACGCACATAAACAGCTTGGACTTGCTGGTATGTATATGCATAATGGTGACAAAAGCTGTCTGTAAAATCTCCTACATCTTGTTTCTTCTTTGGTTAGAACATGTAGTAAACTTAAGTGAAGCATTATCGGATTGAGACTGAGTGCTGATGATAAAAGACGTAAGGTTGTACTCCAGTTGCAATGTTCTTGGGACAGAGACCTGACTTGTTCAGTATTTAGTTTAAAAAGGCAATTGTAACTTAAGCCTCTCTTCTCAAATGGCAAATAATTACTCTAGAAATTGGAAGCATATTTCTACCCTTCAGGATGCTTCAAATATTGCGTGTTAGACCTTTCTCTATAGGAAATACAGGTAACACAACCTTGTCTAATGAAAAAGCGAAAATAAAGACCAATCACTTGAGACTGATCTTGTGGGACTGGTATGTGACAGTGGTTGACAAGAAGTTGAGCAAGAGTGGTTTTTAGCATGAGAAACTTGCAGAGGATCACAATCTTGTCCAACAAACTGTAGTTAATCTAAGCTattggagtggggttttttttcctatttaggcTATGTAGCTGTAGTAGAAGTTAAAGCTCTCCCTGTTCAGTTGtttctgaattttgctttcttgaAGGTAAAAGTACCACAGTGCTGATCATCAGATTCCAAAAGTTAATACTGACCTCTTGGGGTTTGTATTCACTAACTATTGCATGATTTATCAGTTACCGTTAGGGGGGCATGGATACAGATACGCATTTCCAGATCAGCAATCTATCAGATGAACAGTGAATTATATTGATTTGTTGCAGAGAATATACCAAAGTAAagattatcttttaaaattttttttcttccttttcctgtgctttcaggACAAAGCTCAAGCAAAACAAGCCATATTGGCTGAGCAAAATAGGACTTCACCTTTCCCTACTGGTGTCCTTACACCACCACAAAGTAGTAAGAAACAATCTTCTGGACTGAAGCCAATATGACTTTAGAAACTGTTGACAGACAATTTTGCTGAAGTGCCTGTTCTGCTGGTTTTAACTCCTGCTCCATTATGGAAATGCTGCCAGTGAAGTTCATAAGCTTTTATGGAATCCGAAAAGGAAACCTTACTTTTCTCATGACAGAaaaatttttctatttgaaatatttttattgaacattaaaatattttaaagaaatggatCAAGTACACCAGCCACTTAAAAGAACACCGAAGAGTGCTCCAAATGCTGCTACGGAGGGTGATGCTTGATGTGACCAACTGTTCAGAAAAAGGGCTTGAAGTTTAGATTAGTTCTGTGCCCATTTGTCCTTTGGATAATCTGCAGTCACACTGTCCCCTGTTGACAAATGGGCAAAAAGTGCTCTGGAAGACAACATTTCAAAGCCTCTTTTTCAAATGGTTGGCTTACAACttgatgccttttaaaaaaactctTTATTGTAAATGCTGCTATGTCTCTGTGtatccatttttaataaaaatgctgtcTAAGACAGCTGGTTTTATGTATAttcctatttttctttgaattatgtTAAGCAAAGGTTTTTCAGACTGTGACCACTAGTAGTGTGGGAGTTGGGGATGAATAATGTAGTAActgtggctttatttatttaccacTACTGCTTTATCaattaaaacttcctttttggATACTAAGATAAAATTGTCATGTTGGGCTACTTGGATTTCCCTTGGCCAGATGcaggtggctggggaggggataATAAACATGACAAGTATGTGGGCAATCCTTCCACAACACGCTTTCTAATGATCAGTGTACTGGGAAATTCTTGAATAAAATTGTCTGGGTTGTTATGCTTAATAGCAAGAAGTGATCAGTAGGGAAAGCCtacctttttcttaaaacataatCATTTAAACTTGGGGATTTTGGCATAGTCTTTGACAGCTAATTGTCTTCTGTGCAAAATTGAGTTCTGGACTGGTTGTGTGCCTTTTTACAGGAAGAGTTGTCCTTGACCTTTGCAAGGTTTGAGAATCTGAGAAGTCATAGTAAGATGTTTTCTGGGCAGTCATGGTtctggagaaaagggaaatagagaaataaatgtaaaaaaaaaaaaaaaaaaaaaaggttgcttgTGTCTTTCTCATGATGTTCGCTTTGAAGGACTGTTCAACAACACTGAAAACTTTTGTGAGACTATCAGGATTCATAATGTCCTGTAGGTAACTTAAATGCTACAAGACTTATTTCACGAAGTTCCTACTTCTGCTGTTGGTTAATTTTTCTAAACATTAGTTCCCAGCAAggctgctttttattattatttttttaagttattctcCCTGTTGCTCTTCCCTGCCCCAATATTCTGATAAATGTTCAAGctttaatgtaataaaaatgcCTACAGTAACTAATGGTAAGCAAATTATTTGGTGGTGTTTTGctggctttgttttttcccttgcaatGGATGGTTCTAAGTTCTGTGCTAACAAAACAGGTGTAAATGTTAGCTGAAGAAGCGTGCCAGTTCAGAGAGCTTTTAACATATCCTCGGCAAAGGAATGTTATATTTGCCTGTTGAAAAAGTTGGTAACGCTGGAGGAATTGTCAAGACACGTTTTGGTACTTTGTGGTCCTtagatttaaaacacaaaacccggggaggggggaggatggaCAATAACCCTTTTCTATGCTTAATTACTAAATTACCAGCAAAGCTTCAGTACTGGtccttttgctgttgctttgcaGTGCAGTGCTTAGTATGTGTgtcatctatttaaaaaaaaaaaatttaaaaatcatatttaaacTGTA
Protein-coding sequences here:
- the CCNE1 gene encoding G1/S-specific cyclin-E1; translated protein: MRRESDCAEEKAPAKGDGGAECAMRARKRKADVATFLQDPDEEIAKMEITRKKQYEDQPCWNNVHKNAHMLIPTPDKDDDPVGVDYSPFIHLSVVPTRASPLPVLGWANREDVWKNMINKEETYVRDKLYMQRHPLLQPKMRTILLDWLMEVCEVYKLHRETFYLAQDFFDRFMATQQNVVKTLLQLIGISSLFIAAKLEEIYPPKLHQFAYVTDGACTEDEILSMELIIMKALNWNLNPLTVVSWLNIYMQVAYLNELYEVLLPQYPQQIFVQIAELLDLCVLDIGCLEYTYGVLAASALYHFSSSELMQKVSGYEWCEIEECVKWMVPFAMAIREVGSSKLKHFRGIAPEDLHNIQTHINSLDLLDKAQAKQAILAEQNRTSPFPTGVLTPPQSSKKQSSGLKPI